TCGGCGGAGTTGGTGCGCAGTCTCGTTGGCGCCATGGAACTCGTTGTGGGTCTTCTAAAGTCCAAGGAAATCATGGTCTTGTCAGCTGTCTGTGCGGCGATTGCCACCATTGCCCTCGATCAAACCAATCTGGCCATACTCTCGGATCTGCGTGTCATCTATAAGCTGGCGGATCTGGTCAACACCACCGATGACAATCTGCGCATGAATCTCGCTGCTGCGGTTGCCGCTTGCGCTTGCTTCGGCAACAACACTGAAGAATTAGGACGTCTGCGCACTGTGACTCCCATTGTCACTTACATGACCAGCGACAATCCGCTTGTGCATCGCACCACGGCCATGGCCTTGGAGAAGCTGTCGATGGATCCACAGAACTGCATCACAATGCACCAGGTAAGTCGGGTTAAAATCCTTTAATCAGGAAGTGCAATTAATAATGATGAGCTTATAAACATCTAACGCGAATAAGTTAAGAATCAACAAATTCTGCAATagcaatttgatttttataataaaaatccaaaatacaaattaaagctGGTATAATCAGCTACCCATAGAAGTTGACCTACTTTAAgggtattttgtagtataccCTTCAggacatataatatatatatatacttgtatatataattatgcaaCATACAGAAGGAGGTATCACCCAGCCCAcaaagtatgtatatagtatattcttaatcagagttaacagcagagacgatatagccatgttcATCTGTCTGTatgatctcagagactataagaaatagaaCTGTACGCAAcctaagatttttttttatactttcgCTTCCGGTCCCACAAATCAAATAGCATATGTAGCATATGTATAATTCTAACTGAAATCTTCacgattcctgaaaatttgtttgtcatctgagaaataattttatatggcaaaaaacggctactgtatattttaaatggtatattttaaatgcattagtatatcagtataccaaatatagccttctatgtattttagtatttttaagtatattaattcggtatattttaataataattccgcactcttttacttttattgaaagtgtttagcggatatctcacattcgagcacactcgtaTACAGCTTTCTTAGTAATGCGTCGAtcataatgaaaaaaaaaattgttatgtttattattttccaaattaagtttttataataatattaataatgattGTTTCTTCtaaaaaatgatattatttcgcttcatttaattgatattCGTTACCTCTTTCTCAGAGCGGAGTTGTGCCTTTTCTTTTGGAGTGCATTGGATCCACTAACAAGGAGTTGCAATTGGCTGCTGCTGGATGTCTGCGCAACATTCGTGAGTTGGCGCTGCGTGCCGAGGAATATATGCTGAAGATCGACGACGATTAGACACGAGACtttctacatacatacttcATTCTTCTTTTACgctgtttaaattgtttgcaagTGCTTCAAATAAATGATACAGCAAAAGCTGCTATAAATCGAAATTTGCAAGTGAAGCTCAAGTTTGTTTCCTATAGGGTTGGAATTGAATTCAAGTGGGTaacttataatttaatttacttacgTACTGCGTTTGATCATTGATTCTTATTATATGTGTATTGAAAGGGAGAAAGAAGGCAAATGACTTATGCATTATGATGTAGTAGTAAGTACCCCAACTCATTTTCAGATCAGTTCTAAGCTAAGGAATCAGCTTAAACGAATATACAGTATACGCCCAGACGGACTAAGCTAGGTTCTAAAAAAGTActtcaaaactcaaatcaaatACCCAAAGACTTTTACCTAAAGATAAATATTCGTTTGCATATCAAATCACTTTTTTAGGCTTCAAAAgagtaaaataatatatgattGTTAAAAATGTAGCTTATTATCtacataataaacaaaatccTCTTTCAAACTATTTTGTAAGTACGAAATACGTATTTAAGCCCTAATACTATCGTTAACTTCACTGGAGCTTCAAAACACTGCAACTAACATTTAGGATATTTAGCTATCGCCATCTAAAAGAGTAAATGTTCTCATACAAAAACTTGTTtctcataaataaatgtacacAAACGGATTTCAACATTtagctataaatatatttggcGGAACAATTGAACTAACTAAATATGGGAACAGCACCATCTAGCGGTCAGTAGCTGGCATTGCTGCCCCTCGTCGAGATGCTCATGCGCCGCTCTACGCGATTCGTGTGCGGCAAGAGGCAACCAGGTGGCGGATAGCGCCAACGTCTCGGTCTCGACAACAACGTGCCATCGGTGGAGGCGCGATTCCGGAACGGAGCATCGATGTCGCTTCGTGAGCTGCCCAAACTGCTGCTCGCGATGTCGTCCGTGGACTCGGTGTGATCGCCGTGGACGCTGCCTTCCTCCTGGCAGGCACTGCCAATGAGAAGGAACGAGCGACGCGTCACGGCCAGCGACGTTGTGTCGTAGAAGGAACATGAACCAGAATCAGGAGGCGTCAGGATGCCATCTGCGGCATTTGCCACATCGCTGGTGGAACGTTTGAGCTTGGGGAATTTGCTGAACACACGCCAGAAGCGGAACACATCGCGAAATACGTTCTGCACCTGAAAAACAGCATGTGAAAATCAGATTAAGTTTTGGAAGTTagttagaagggtattataactttgtaccgacaggaaatgtatgtaacaggtagaaggaggaatctctgaccctataaagtatatatattcttaatcagcttcaacagtcgagacgatctagccatgtccgtctgtccgtctgtctgtctgttggtccgtctgtccgtatgaaacactggatctcagagactataagagatagagctataattttcgatagcatttgttatgtttgcacgcaaatcaagtttgtttcaaatttttgccacgcccacttccgcccccgcaaatcaaaatcgaataacaagcgtaattttgaagctagaatTTCGAGAGTTTCGAGAGCTAGagtttgtatatacaataactactataatagttatgattcctaagaatttggttgcgatcagataaaaattgtataagttattaaagaaatacttttgtatgggcaaaaacgcctacttactaggggtcgcagttgctttggctgacaatctggtatattgtgccgtctatggtatattttgaatgcggtacaatatcgatataccaaatataccatttggtatatttttagtattttcacagtatattcggtatattttgagaaaaataccgcaaaatatatttcttttattcaaaatgggtagcgggtatttcacagtcgagtacactcgactgtagctttcttacttgttctgattatgattattactATGATagataatacaaatatatattgcaacattaaataataacttcaattaattagaaaatccaaaaaattttaattataaaaagttaattagGAATTTTCTGTTTaggaatataaattaaatgtaaggaacataaaatatataaataatattttaggAAGGAATGCTTATTTACTAAGAGTTACATTAATCTATTCATTATTGCTAGGGTCGGAGTGGTGGATAAGATTAGATTAAAGTGAGTTAACCAAAAGTATTCATAATAAGATAATGATATTCCAGTGCGGAGCCAAATTCTGACTTATGTTTACGTAACTACATATGTACGCAACTGTGCCGAGGCAGGAATCTATTCCAAATCGAGTGGAATCTACGAGATTTATATTCCCAACTACTTTCAACAACCCTTTAAAGTGGCCCGTGATTTGAAGACTCAGGAAGGTGGTTGGACTATTATTTTAAGACGACTTGATGGGAGAGTGAAGTTTTATCGAAACTGGAATACTTACAAAAAGGGATTTGGTGATCTAGATGGCGAGTTTTTTTTGGGATTGGACAAAATACATGCATTAACTACGGAGTTCAGTCAAGAGTTGCTTGTGATTCTCGAGGATTTTCAGGGCACAGAAGTGTTTGAGAAGTATGAAAGATTTGCAATTGCTGACGAAGATAAACTGTATGCTTTGAACACTCTGACCCCAGGCAGCGGGATTGCTGGTGATTCTTTGATATATAATAAGTTCTCAAATTTCACCACCTATGATCGGGACAAAGATGCATCGGATAAAAACTGTGCCGAGGAACGAAAAGGAGCTTGGTGGTATAAGAACTGCACTCGAGCGTAAGAATATATGGTATGATTATCCCAATTTTCTtggtaaaacatttttttatagcCAATTTACAGGTATATATAATGGCACAAGTTCTCTGGGCATTTACTGGTCCGAATTCAGGAACAAAACCTCTCTCAAAAAAACCATTATGATAATACGTCCAAGGAAGACTTCCTACATAGAGGATGATTGACTTTGTCTGTTCATAGagacaaaaacaattttatctTTGGAAAAGATATTTGTCTTCCCGCAAAAAAGAGTATCTTGTTATTAACATATAATGGACATatacgagggttgctatttatatttctggcctaataatgaaaatgcgaatatttataaaaaaaaatggatttattgtttgtcaCAGTATTCTCCAGCaagatttatatacttttgaatGCCCTCAAATCAATTGTCGAAGCACTTTTTCCACTCTGATTGAGGCACCTCCAAAACATGGTTTTTGAACACTTTAACAGCATCTTCTGACATCGAAAATCAATGACCACGCCTTTTTTCGATGATgtgcgggtataaaaagaagtcAAGTCAGGGCTGTACGGCGGATGACCCATGAATTCCACGTTTTGACCGCAAAAAAAGGCGCGGGTTTGAGCTGGTGTGTGGGAGTTCGCGTTGTCATGGTGCGGAATGATCCATCTTTTCTTGTtcgtttttcgaatttctacAAGGAGTTCAGGCTTACAAATTATGGTGTACCACTCAGAATTGACCGTCCTACATTGCTCAAGCGAAACAGTCGCCACATGACCAGTTTTACCGAAGAAACAGGCGACCATTTGCTGAATAGTGCTTCCTCCACGAACAAGGTTCGTTGGATTTGGCTCGTCTTCAAAGACCCACACGGTcgattgctgttttgttttgggctcATAACCATAGATCCATGATTCGTCACCTGTGACCATCTTATAAATGTCTTTTGAAGCACAGGGAATgtattttttcataaatttcttTGAACCAATCCACACAAGCCTTTTTTTGAGCAATCGTTAAATTGTGCGGGATCCAATGAGAACAATCCTTTTACGACCAGGTGTTTATGCAATATCGAATGTATTCTGGTGGAAGAAATGTCAAAGGATGCCTCTATCTCACGATATGTCACATGTCGATCTAGCATTATCAGTTCACGCACGGCATCAATGTTTTCTGGCCCAACGTCCGTTTTTGGACGACCTTCACAACCTTCGTCTTCTAGCGAGCATCGGCCACGATAGAATCCATTAAACCAGTATTTCACAGGGCTATAGGATGGCACTTCATCGCCTTATAAAGATTTAAGTTCATCGGTGCACTCGTGTCGTAATAATCCAAGTCGaaagttgtgaaaaatttTTGCTCAAAAGTGTTCACGAGTTAATTCGATTTTTCTGCCGAGGtaagtttttgattaatcgtttatcgatatcaaacGTGCTCGTACATGAACAAGCTGTATGGAGCTTTTATTGATAAAAGTCCAAactttttttggaaaatagCCAATTGGTCCTAATATGGCTAGAAGTGACCTAggccagaaacttaaatagcaaccctcgtatTCATTCACATTAATGTAATACGTTTGATTTTAAGCATtcttaatttgtaatattaatcTTCACAAAACTacattataatattatagaatactgcaaaattttctaaatttacaaatttattgtaCGAAGTAAGGAAagacattaaatatttatggatGCTTAATTAAATAGTGACTGGTAAATGGAAGAGAAGCTAGTAAAGTTCCGGAGAAATTTGaaagaatataaaacaatGTTCAGGTACTATTGATACTAAAGATCATTGAGATTATTaagaaattgtgaaattatatAATGCACGTACCTGATCAACACTCTCCCTAACGGATATCTCATGAAAGCAGGCGCAGGATAGCTCACGAAACCGACGTTGTCCCTCCTCCAAACTGACCATTCGATCTCCCGTCTGATCTGTCTTGTTGCCCACCAGTATGACGGGTATGTCCAAGGCATAATCctgcaaagcaaagcacaatTAACAGAAGTTGGTAAGAAAAAGCAATTCATGTCAATTCAAACCTTGCTGGTGGAACCCAATTTGCGTCGACGTTTGTTGTAGTTGATGAGGAACTTCAGTCGACTGCACTCGTCAAAGGAGCACTTGTCTGTGATGGAGTAAACGAGTATAAATGCATCCGCCCAGCGTATGTTCGACTCCAGACTAACTCCATCCAGTTCCTGCAAAAAGCAAGAAGTCAGTTTGGTTTATTAAATcgtttaaaactatttttactTACATGCAGCTGTCCGGTGGCATCCAGTATATCGAACTGTATCGCCTCATTGTCCAGCGTTGTTTGGCAGGTATAGATTTTCTCTAGATTTGGATCATATTCTCCAATAAAACGGCGGGTGATAAAACGCACCACCATGGCTACACAAATGACGAAGATAAAGTCGAGAAAGGATTGAAGCTTTAGCAGACTTGTCTCCTATTACTTTGGCTCGTCACTCACCCGTTTTTCCCACTCCGCTCTGGCCGAGCACCATGACCTTCAGTGTCTTTTGTTTATTGGTATGCAGGCCCAGCTTGACCAGCGACGACTTCGGCGAGGTGGCATTCATTTCACTTCACTCCACAACGGAGAAATCAAATAGAATGTAGACGAAGGCCAACTGTTTTAGGTGCtgtgaaaaagaaaagaaaagctgCGTAAGTTTTTGCCATGAGATGAACACAATGCGTCTGTCTGCCCAGCATGATTGACAGAACCTTTTCTAATGCCCTACAAACTAAGCATTAAAAGGTTACATCGACTCGCGACAATTGTATGTTATGATGTATTGCCAgtatacaattattatatgGTAAAGTATTGTACAATCTCACAGTTGCTCAATGGCCAGACCTTAAATTAATTTCCCTAGGAAATGAAGAATGGAAGTCTTATTTTTTGTGTCTCAAAAGTCTGTGTGTATATGAAAAAGtgtatatttttctaataattaCAGCTGTGAACTTAGAAATAGCAGTGCTAGTGCgtgtttaaaattgaaaaatgctATTATAAACACAACTTCAAGACTAAATTTTGCTTTGCTAATTTTTGGTTGTTTCTTATCTCTATATTTCCATCAACTAACAAAAAcgaatttgcaaaaaaaacagTTATGTAGTTTTTTTCGGTcacactgctatttcaaagttcacatcTGTACGTACTTTAAATCTTTGTTAAGATTCCTCGTATACAACAAGATTAGGCTCTCAAAAGGAAAGCAGtagaattatttaataaatattataaaatatttaatattttaaaaaaaggTTAAGGTGCCATCTCAGAAAACTGTGTTaacaaaatactaagaatTCGCTGTGCTTGTAATAATACAAGGTATGCTTTGTTCTATCATACCCACATACTGTACATTTGCATGTTCTATcagatattattatttgctgcATAGTTCGGCTGCCCGTAATCCATACGAGGAGCTGGGAGAGTTCTTCCACCTCCGACACGCATTTTTTTGGCTCAGCTCACAAcaatattgcatactttcgagCGTCGGCAACAAAAGGCGGGTGAATTTTTCGTAGCATACGCTAAGGCGCACTACAAAAGACAAGCGAGTGCGTGTGTTTTATAGCTCccctcacgcacacacaagtctaagtatacatatgtaaatgtgaattcgtgtgtgagtgtgtgtgtgtgtgtgtttgtgctgctGATAAGGTCAACAATgtcagcgacaacgacaactttGAAACATTTATTGGACACTTTTTTGCGTCGCCGTCGTCCCAGGGTCAGAGCCTgagactgaaactgaaacacaagagcaacagcgacagcaactgAACTGgagccacacacacagcttaAGCCATCGTCAGGGACATGGCCAGGGACATGGTCAATATTATGATAATGTTTATAATAATCAACAACACGCCCCGACAATTATCAGCAGATTACTCactctatatataaatatatatacatatactcgGATACATAGTTCCACTTGCAAGCAATTCTCGTGCACttcaaaataagtaaatacaatAGTGCTcataaaatatcaattatCACTTAAATGCGAGGTAAATGTCGCACTCCATTGGGCGCCCTCCATTCACTCCAATGCCCAAGTGCCTCTCAATACAGTCGCATTATTTCCAACAACCAAGAGCTCAAGTGCATGTGGATAATTCTCTGTCTCCGTCTACGTGTACACTCCACTCCTAGTGTTTGTCCAGTCAGAATGTAAACAATGAGTCTGCCAGGTAATTTATCGATATCGAGTCACAATTTGAATACTCTTCAAGAATACACATTTAAACGTTAGTTTAATGCTCTACTCTAAAATATCTATTATGATTAATCTGGTTtagttatattattaaaatttaaggaACAAATTATTCTAAGAAATagtagaaataaataaattgtttagagagtattttcaatattagGCATCAGGTTGAAGATATTCTTAGTAAGTTTAAGCTTTGCAAcaacacttttaattaaataattagaaTACAAAATTACCTACGCATACTATAAATGTTGTAATTTGCTGAGAtcacaataaaaactattgaatactaaatattttataagatTGATTGAGCAGAGGTAGAATAATAACTAAATTTCTCAGATTATTCTATATTTTGATTCATTTACAACCagtttacaaaatattttaaaagctgAATTTATTGCtcaaaaacatttatatattaattaatgtttatatatgtatataaccCAATGTAAAATTACCTACTCAAATCATAAATGAATTCAGACCGCAGTAAATTCAGGCTGACTATAAGTAATTATTACATTAGTAAAGAAGAGTTAGATTAATAACTAACTTGGTCAGATTAAGCACTTATCACTTGTTGAGTGTACTCCATGGAAGTGTATTATAATTACTTCTGCTACTGAATGAATATACAGCTCTCAGCTCAAAGGCTCGTGTGCTTGTTTGTGCATTGTGTTTACTACGCATTTGTTGCTTCACACAAATACACGCGCTCAAACACAGACAGATAGATGGCGGGGAGAAAAAGAGAATCATGTGGATGTATATAGAAGTATTAATGTCTGCTGTGCTGATAAATATTCATCAGGAGCAGGCGCCAGCAGCCAGTAGagagcaaccagcaaccagcagccacATGCATGCTGATtatgccagcagcagcagaccaGGAGAAAATCCTGGACTCGGTTCCGAACCCGAGCCAGACTTTACCTTTTGCGACTTAAAGCATTTGCTGCGTAGATTTTAATTAGGTGGATTTGTAGCTCAAACAATGCGAAAGCCGAAAGCGGCTGCCAAGGCAACGCAACATTCTATTCTATAGTAGAACGCTGCGCGTGCCTAATGAACCAATTGCCTGCCCGTCAACagggcgtatacgtaacgcaACGTAACACATCGCTCCACTGGTCGGCTGGTCGATTTTATGTGCATCAAGTGGTTGTGTTGCCACGACGCCTGGAAAACAACTTTTTCGAGAGTTTTTCTCCGTCTCGCCCTTAGGTCCATTAAGTCCCGTCTGTGTTGCGTCTGCTGCCCAAGCGAAACTTTCCTTTTCACTTCTACCTCGACTTCAACTTCCactttcattttgattttgatttcgatttaattactgcgattttcttttgtttcgcCCTCTACATGTGGATGTTCACACGCTGTCCCGCAGGAAACTCACGATGGGAATCTCAACAGCTTTAAGGGGAATGACGATGTGTTGTTCTCTCTtctctgttgttgtctgttgtggCCATCGGGCGGTGCAGTCAAGCAAGGTGTAAACAGTGCCAGCAAACTGTTACGCACACTAATGAGTTCTAACGCACATTATCTGCCATCTTCGCACACATTACTACACAGTAGGGTTACCCAAGAGACCTCaagaaaaaaactgaaatcTCTCATGTGACACGCAAGCGAAAGcactttagttttttatttaactagTTAAAGACAGAAGCAATTTCACATCTTTAAACTAGCAAAATCTTGcaaatttataacatttctGCAGTGAAtcttatataataaaatataatattgttattattcaccaaatatttaaaaacaacttCTGATTAATCCGTATACTCATGGCATTATTTTATGACCGCaaagatatataatatataaatgaagTCAGtgaactaaatataaataattaaaatacattttaaactTTAGTGAAGATTATTGTTATACCATAATTATTGAAGATTTGATTACaattataacaattattacaattataaacaacaatttatacCCTATCGAAAATTTATTAACGCTGAACTTTagtaaaaagaatttaatttttttgtataatatattaaatttttcaaagCAATAttgttgataaaaataaattaccaTAATTggttaaattttcatatttttaaatgtgaaCCGCAAAGGATAAATAGTAGTAGTTATAAGTTTGTATTtagagttttttttatatttaagcaATGACTATAGTTCTTAATTTAACTAAACTGCCTTTTCAAAGGGctacttttaaatataacgaattctcaaatttaataagtgaatagatatataaaaatattagaaattgtagtcaataaaatgataatgtaatacaaaaaattaatgaaagtAACACATTCGACGCtaccatttttaattaaaatacggATCACAATAAGTCCTTAAGTAATATTggaaaaatatgtatacacGGAGAGATTAAATATTTAGCTTTCTTTGTtaaattttgagatttttccattcttgaaacaagattataCTCTTAAATTTCAAGATTAGGAAATCTTGAATATTTGCtggatttttattttaacttaaGAATAAACTTTCAtggttcaattttgacatcATATAATCTTGATTTACGATTTTATACTTGATTTTGGCACgttattttctttctgtgtagtCTTGAATTGAAGCAATAAAGTTGAGTGCATTAAAATTTCAGGAAAATTTCCAATATAAGTTAGATAAGCGACGCAAAATAGAAAAGTGATTAAAGTGTctttaatacaaaaaagtcATGAAATATCATGAAGCACCCTCATTGCCAACATTGTCAACGGCACCTTATGAGCATACATTAAGGACCAGTGACCGTAACTGTAGTTGGGGAGCGGGACCTTGGCATAGACATTGAATTCAAAAAAGTTGCTCAGGCATAGTTACTATACACACACTCTTCACAGAAATAGCAGCAGAAAGAAACACTTGGGTCAGTGTGGTAAGAGTGAAGTGGAGTAAatgagacagaaagagagagtgagtgagtgagagagtgacATCGGGTTGTTGAcctgtttatgtttatgaaaACTTATTGCGTGCTACATTTTGAGCAAATTGAGTTGAGATTGGGTTACTA
This DNA window, taken from Drosophila nasuta strain 15112-1781.00 chromosome 2L, ASM2355853v1, whole genome shotgun sequence, encodes the following:
- the LOC132798808 gene encoding ras-related and estrogen-regulated growth inhibitor, whose translation is MNATSPKSSLVKLGLHTNKQKTLKVMVLGQSGVGKTAMVVRFITRRFIGEYDPNLEKIYTCQTTLDNEAIQFDILDATGQLHELDGVSLESNIRWADAFILVYSITDKCSFDECSRLKFLINYNKRRRKLGSTSKDYALDIPVILVGNKTDQTGDRMVSLEEGQRRFRELSCACFHEISVRESVDQVQNVFRDVFRFWRVFSKFPKLKRSTSDVANAADGILTPPDSGSCSFYDTTSLAVTRRSFLLIGSACQEEGSVHGDHTESTDDIASSSLGSSRSDIDAPFRNRASTDGTLLSRPRRWRYPPPGCLLPHTNRVERRMSISTRGSNASY